The Brassica napus cultivar Da-Ae unplaced genomic scaffold, Da-Ae ScsIHWf_1152;HRSCAF=1638, whole genome shotgun sequence genome has a window encoding:
- the LOC125596212 gene encoding pentatricopeptide repeat-containing protein At2g02980, chloroplastic-like translates to MAISSPSLIPSFPHGETISNPLKPDTSNPPNPILQISKCTSLRELMQIHAYAIKSHLYNQKDHSFITKLINFCTETPTTSSMAYARHLFDVMPEPDIVRFNSIARGYSRSLNPIESFTLFVDVLEGGMVPDHYTFPSLLKACAAAKGLEEGRQLHCLSMKIGLDGDVFVCPTLINMYTECEDVDAARRVFDRILEPCVVSYNAMITGYARRNRPNEALSLFREMQGKSLKVNEITLLSVLSSCSLLGSLGLGKWIHEYAKKHGFCKYVKVNTALIDMFAKCGSLDDAVSLFERMRCKDTPAWSAMIVAYANHGEAEKSMLMFERMRFESVQPDEITFLGLLNACSHRGLVEEGREYFSRMVNEFKIVPSIKHYGSMVDLLGRAGRLDDAYRFIDTLPIRPTPLLWRILLSACSSHNDLKLAEKVSERIFEVDDSHGGDYVILSNLYARNKKWEDVESLRKVMKDRRAVKVPGCSSLEVKNVVHEFFSGDGVKSNTHTKLHRALDEMVKELKLAGYVPDTSVVVHADMDDYEKEITLRYHSEKLAIAFGVLNTPPGTTVRVVKNLRVCRDCHNAAKLISVVFGRKVVLRDVQRFHHFEDGKCSCGDFW, encoded by the coding sequence ATGGCGATATCTTCACCTTCGTTAATACCATCATTCCCTCACGGAGAAACCATCTCTAACCCTTTAAAACCCGACACTTCGAATCCACCAAACCCGATTCTTCAAATCTCCAAATGCACTTCCCTAAGAGAGCTGATGCAGATACACGCTTACGCCATCAAATCTCACCTCTACAACCAGAAAGATCATTCCTTTATCACAAAGCTGATAAATTTCTGCACCGAAACTCCCACGACGTCTTCGATGGCTTACGCACGCCACCTGTTCGACGTAATGCCTGAACCAGACATCGTGAGGTTTAACTCCATTGCTCGTGGGTATTCTCGTTCGTTGAACCCTATTGAGTCTTTCACTCTCTTCGTTGACGTCTTAGAAGGTGGGATGGTCCCTGATCACTACACGTTCCCGTCTCTTCTCAAAGCTTGCGCAGCTGCAAAAGGGCTTGAGGAAGGTAGACAGTTGCATTGTCTTTCGATGAAGATAGGGCTTGATGGTGATGTATTTGTTTGCCCTACGCTTATCAATATGTACACCGAGTGTGAAGACGTGGACGCTGCTAGACGAGTCTTTGATAGGATCCTTGAACCGTGCGTTGTTTCTTACAACGCGATGATAACTGGCTACGCGAGGAGGAACAGACCGAACGAGGCGTTATCCTTGTTCCGTGAGATGCAAGGTAAGAGCTTGAAGGTGAATGAGATCACCCTTTTGAGTGTTCTGTCTTCTTGTTCGCTTTTGGGGTCGTTAGGTTTAGGGAAGTGGATACACGAGTACGCTAAGAAACACGGGTTCTGTAAGTATGTAAAAGTAAACACGGCTCTGATCGATATGTTTGCTAAATGCGGTAGCTTGGATGATGCTGTGTCTCTATTTGAGAGGATGAGATGTAAGGATACACCAGCTTGGTCGGCGATGATTGTAGCTTACGCGAACCACGGGGAAGCGGAGAAGTCTATGTTGATGTTTGAGAGGATGAGATTTGAGAGTGTTCAGCCTGACGAGATCACGTTTCTCGGTCTGTTAAACGCTTGCAGCCACAGGGGTTTAGTGGAAGAAGGGCGTGAGTACTTCTCAAGGATGGTTAACGAGTTCAAGATTGTTCCGAGTATTAAGCATTATGGTTCTATGGTGGATCTTCTCGGTAGAGCTGGACGTTTAGATGATGCGTATAGGTTCATTGATACACTCCCTATTAGGCCAACACCTTTGTTATGGAGGATTCTCTTGTCTGCGTGTAGCAGCCATAACGATTTGAAGCTAGCTGAGAAGGTTAGCGAAAGGATCTTTGAGGTAGATGACTCACACGGTGGCGATTACGTGATCTTATCAAACCTATACGCGAGAAACAAGAAATGGGAAGATGTGGAATCTTTGAGAAAGGTGATGAAAGATCGAAGAGCGGTGAAAGTCCCAGGGTGCAGCTCCTTAGAGGTGAAGAACGTGGTTCATGAGTTTTTCTCAGGGGATGGTGTGAAGTCTAATACACACACAAAGCTTCACAGAGCACTAGATGAGATGGTGAAAGAGCTAAAGCTTGCAGGGTATGTTCCTGATACATCAGTGGTGGTTCATGCGGATATGGATGACTATGAGAAGGAGATTACGCTTAGGTATCACAGCGAAAAGCTTGCGATTGCGTTTGGAGTGTTGAATACTCCTCCAGGGACAACGGTTCGGGTTGTGAAGAATCTGAGGGTGTGTAGAGATTGCCACAATGCAGCTAAGTTAATCTCTGTTGTGTTTGGTAGGAAAGTTGTTCTTAGAGATGTTCAGAGGTTTCATCATTTTGAAGATGGTAAATGTTCTTGTGGTGATTTTTGGTGA